A single genomic interval of Corvus hawaiiensis isolate bCorHaw1 chromosome 5, bCorHaw1.pri.cur, whole genome shotgun sequence harbors:
- the PLA2G12A gene encoding group XIIA secretory phospholipase A2, which translates to MARGRLSRLPPLLLLLVVAACAWRPARGQEAPETPDWRMTLKTIRNGVHKIDMYLNAALDLLGGEDGLCQYKCSDGSRPVPRYGYKPSPPNGCGSPLFGVQFDIGIPSMTRCCNHHDRCYDTCGNKKNDCDEQFQTCLSKICRDVQKTLGISESVQACESTVQLLFDAVIHLGCKPYLDSQRAACMCHYEGKTDL; encoded by the exons ATGGCCCGCGGCCGGCTGTCGCGGCTgcccccgctgctgctgctgctggtggtcgCGGCCTGCGCCTGGCGGCCGGCGCGGGGCCAGGAGGCGCCGGAGACCCCGGACTGGCGGATGACGCTGAAGACGATCCGCAATGGCGTGCACAAGATCGACATGTACCTGAACGCCGCCCTCGACCTGCTGGGCGGCGAGGACGGGCTCTGCCAGTACAAGTGCAGCGACG GATCAAGGCCTGTACCTCGCTATGGATATAAACCATCACCACCAAATGGCTGTGGATCCCCTCTGTTTGGAGTTCAG tttGACATCGGTATCCCTTCAATGACAAGGTGCTGCAATCACCACGACAGATGCTATGATACTTGtggcaataaaaaaaatgatTGTGATGAGCAGTTTCAGACCTGCCTCTCAAAAATTTGCAGAGATGTGCAGAAAACGCTTGGAATCTCAGAGAGTGTCCAGG CTTGTGAATCaactgttcagctgctgtttgatGCAGTTATCCATTTAGGATGCAAACCCTACCTGGATAGCCAGAGAGCTGCCTGTATGTGTCATTATGAGGGCAAGACAGATCTCTGA
- the CFI gene encoding complement factor I isoform X2, translated as MRMLPVCLVFLCLFCLCGSEVKPAQPAEQDTYLIRECLSNQYTHKSCKKVFCQPWERCVEGKCLCKLPYQCPKNGSVVCSTSGKNFRTYCQLKSYECQQPKAKFLHKGTCMPKETFSVSLGHEDSSLLRVKPVNHKEESFVCASEWTMNEANVACRHLGFELGAEYYQTNSSITESALNSLHCLQISCRGLETSLAECHTEMKSRDSNEGLVSLQCQENLRVCSDGEFQCVNKKCISLNKTCDGINDCGDLSDELCCRECGSNSFHCRSNICIPNKNVCNKDIDCLTGEDEAGVLCAGKEEVAENDSMDEERKMIKTLLPQVHCGVRNHTLTRRKRIIGGEIAGKGEFPWQVAIKDTSNEGSTVYCGGVYIGGCWVLTAAHCVRANRVHLYLVWVGMLHTIDHDKETNTLKLKQVIIHENYNASTYENDIALLELKSSQHGECFLEDNSMPACVPWSEYMFKTGDTCKVSGWGLEKDYKKQFILKWGNVNLFHNCSELYPGRFFKKMACAGTYDGSTDSCKGDSGGPLVCFDAENVAYVWGVVSWGENCGEAGHPGVYTQVASYYDWISHHVTRGLISRYNV; from the exons ATGCGAATGCTCCCagtttgcttggttttcttgTGTCTCTTTTGTCTTTGTGGATCAGAG GTTAAGCCTGCCCAGCCAGCTGAGCAAGACACCTACCTCATAAGAGAATGCTTAAGCAACCAATACACCCACAAGTCCTGTAAAAAAGTTTTTTGTCAGCCATGGGAACGATGTGTGGAGGGAAAATGCCTTTGTAAGCTTCCCTACCAGTGCCCAAAGAATGGCTCTGTAGTTTGTTCCACCAGTGGAAAGAACTTCCGTACCTACTGTCAGCTGAAGAGCTATGAGTGTCAACAGCCCAAAGCAAAGTTCCTGCACAAGGGAACATGCATGCCTAAAG aaacattttcagtctCTCTGGGTCATGAAGATTCAAGTTTGCTTCGAGTAAAACCTGTGAATCACAAGGAAGAAAGTTTTGTATGCGCTAGTGAGTGGACTATGAATGAAGCAAATGTGGCTTGCAGGCACCTTGGCTTTGAATT AGGTGCTGAATATTACCAAACCAATTCCAGCATCACAGAATCTGCCTTAAATTCATTGCACTGTCTGCAAATAAGTTGCAGGGGCCTGGAGACAAGTCTTGCTGAATGTCACACAGAGATGAAATCAAGAGATAGTAATGAGGGACTTGTTAGCCTGCAGTGCCAAGAAAATCTCAGAG TTTGTTCAGATGGGGAGTTTCAATGTGTCAACAAGAAGTGCATTTCTCTGAATAAAACCTGTGATGGAATCAATGACTGTGGAGACCTGAGTGATGAACTGTGCTGTAGAG AGTGCGGAAGCAACAGTTTCCACTGTCGGTCAAATATCTGTATTCCAAATAAGAATGTCTGCAACAAAGATATCGACTGCCTCACAGGAGAGGATGAAGCTGGAGTTCtctgtgcag GCAAAGAAGAAGTTGCTGAAAATGACAGTATGGATGAAG aaagaaaaatgataaaGACACTTCTTCCCCAAGTGCACTGCGGTGTTAGAAATCACACACTAACTCGACGGAAAAGAATCATAGGTGGAGAGATTGcaggaaag GGTGAATTCCCTTGGCAAGTGGCAATTAAAGACACCAGCAATGAAGGTTCAACAGTGTACTGTGGAGGGGTTTATATTGGTGGCTGTTGGGTTCTGACTGCTGCTCACTGTGTCAG GGCAAATCGAGTCCATCTCTACCTTGTCTGGGTTGGAATGCTGCATACAATAGACCACGACAAAGAGACAAATACTTTGAAACTAAAACAAGTGATAATTCATGAAAATTACAATGCATCAACTTATGAAAATGACATtgctctgctggagctgaaaAGTTCTCAGCATGGAGAATGCTTCCTGGAAGACAACAGCATGCCTGCCTGTGTCCCCTGGTCAGAGTACATGTTCAAGACTGGTGACACATGCAAGGTTTCTGGATGGGGACTAGAGAAAG attACAAAAAACAATTTATCCTCAAGTGGGGAAATGTTAATTTATTTCACAATTGTTCTGAATTGTATCCAGGacgattttttaaaaaaatggcatGTGCAG GTACTTATGATGGCTCCACAGACAGTTGTAAAGGTGATTCAGGAGGCCCCCTGGTCTGTTTTGATGCAGAAAACGTGGCCTATGTCTGGGGTGTTGTGAGCTGGGGTGAGAACTGTGGGGAGGCTGGTCACCCTGGCGTGTACACGCAGGTTGCCAGCTATTATGACTGGATTAGCCACCATGTGACAAGGGGTCTCATCTCACGGTACAATGTCTGA
- the CFI gene encoding complement factor I isoform X1: MRMLPVCLVFLCLFCLCGSENAAFNAEKTPFRQVKPAQPAEQDTYLIRECLSNQYTHKSCKKVFCQPWERCVEGKCLCKLPYQCPKNGSVVCSTSGKNFRTYCQLKSYECQQPKAKFLHKGTCMPKETFSVSLGHEDSSLLRVKPVNHKEESFVCASEWTMNEANVACRHLGFELGAEYYQTNSSITESALNSLHCLQISCRGLETSLAECHTEMKSRDSNEGLVSLQCQENLRVCSDGEFQCVNKKCISLNKTCDGINDCGDLSDELCCRECGSNSFHCRSNICIPNKNVCNKDIDCLTGEDEAGVLCAGKEEVAENDSMDEERKMIKTLLPQVHCGVRNHTLTRRKRIIGGEIAGKGEFPWQVAIKDTSNEGSTVYCGGVYIGGCWVLTAAHCVRANRVHLYLVWVGMLHTIDHDKETNTLKLKQVIIHENYNASTYENDIALLELKSSQHGECFLEDNSMPACVPWSEYMFKTGDTCKVSGWGLEKDYKKQFILKWGNVNLFHNCSELYPGRFFKKMACAGTYDGSTDSCKGDSGGPLVCFDAENVAYVWGVVSWGENCGEAGHPGVYTQVASYYDWISHHVTRGLISRYNV, from the exons ATGCGAATGCTCCCagtttgcttggttttcttgTGTCTCTTTTGTCTTTGTGGATCAGAG AATGCAGCATTTAATGCTGAAAAAACCCCCTTTCGACAGGTTAAGCCTGCCCAGCCAGCTGAGCAAGACACCTACCTCATAAGAGAATGCTTAAGCAACCAATACACCCACAAGTCCTGTAAAAAAGTTTTTTGTCAGCCATGGGAACGATGTGTGGAGGGAAAATGCCTTTGTAAGCTTCCCTACCAGTGCCCAAAGAATGGCTCTGTAGTTTGTTCCACCAGTGGAAAGAACTTCCGTACCTACTGTCAGCTGAAGAGCTATGAGTGTCAACAGCCCAAAGCAAAGTTCCTGCACAAGGGAACATGCATGCCTAAAG aaacattttcagtctCTCTGGGTCATGAAGATTCAAGTTTGCTTCGAGTAAAACCTGTGAATCACAAGGAAGAAAGTTTTGTATGCGCTAGTGAGTGGACTATGAATGAAGCAAATGTGGCTTGCAGGCACCTTGGCTTTGAATT AGGTGCTGAATATTACCAAACCAATTCCAGCATCACAGAATCTGCCTTAAATTCATTGCACTGTCTGCAAATAAGTTGCAGGGGCCTGGAGACAAGTCTTGCTGAATGTCACACAGAGATGAAATCAAGAGATAGTAATGAGGGACTTGTTAGCCTGCAGTGCCAAGAAAATCTCAGAG TTTGTTCAGATGGGGAGTTTCAATGTGTCAACAAGAAGTGCATTTCTCTGAATAAAACCTGTGATGGAATCAATGACTGTGGAGACCTGAGTGATGAACTGTGCTGTAGAG AGTGCGGAAGCAACAGTTTCCACTGTCGGTCAAATATCTGTATTCCAAATAAGAATGTCTGCAACAAAGATATCGACTGCCTCACAGGAGAGGATGAAGCTGGAGTTCtctgtgcag GCAAAGAAGAAGTTGCTGAAAATGACAGTATGGATGAAG aaagaaaaatgataaaGACACTTCTTCCCCAAGTGCACTGCGGTGTTAGAAATCACACACTAACTCGACGGAAAAGAATCATAGGTGGAGAGATTGcaggaaag GGTGAATTCCCTTGGCAAGTGGCAATTAAAGACACCAGCAATGAAGGTTCAACAGTGTACTGTGGAGGGGTTTATATTGGTGGCTGTTGGGTTCTGACTGCTGCTCACTGTGTCAG GGCAAATCGAGTCCATCTCTACCTTGTCTGGGTTGGAATGCTGCATACAATAGACCACGACAAAGAGACAAATACTTTGAAACTAAAACAAGTGATAATTCATGAAAATTACAATGCATCAACTTATGAAAATGACATtgctctgctggagctgaaaAGTTCTCAGCATGGAGAATGCTTCCTGGAAGACAACAGCATGCCTGCCTGTGTCCCCTGGTCAGAGTACATGTTCAAGACTGGTGACACATGCAAGGTTTCTGGATGGGGACTAGAGAAAG attACAAAAAACAATTTATCCTCAAGTGGGGAAATGTTAATTTATTTCACAATTGTTCTGAATTGTATCCAGGacgattttttaaaaaaatggcatGTGCAG GTACTTATGATGGCTCCACAGACAGTTGTAAAGGTGATTCAGGAGGCCCCCTGGTCTGTTTTGATGCAGAAAACGTGGCCTATGTCTGGGGTGTTGTGAGCTGGGGTGAGAACTGTGGGGAGGCTGGTCACCCTGGCGTGTACACGCAGGTTGCCAGCTATTATGACTGGATTAGCCACCATGTGACAAGGGGTCTCATCTCACGGTACAATGTCTGA
- the GAR1 gene encoding H/ACA ribonucleoprotein complex subunit 1 isoform X1, with the protein MSFRGRGGGGGRGGGFNRGGGGGDRGGFNRGGRGGFGRGGGRGGFNRGGYDQGPPERVVLLGEFMHPCEDDIVCKCKTEENKVPYFNAPVYLDNKEQIGKVDEIFGQLRDFYFSVKLSENMKASSFKKMQKFYIDPAKLLPLQRFLPRPPGEKGAPRGGGRGGRGGGRGGGRGGGRGGFGGGRGGGRGGGFRGGRGGGGGFRGGRGGGGGFRGRGH; encoded by the exons ATGTCTTTTCGTGgaagaggaggtggaggaggaagaggaggtggcTTCAATCgtggaggaggtggtggtgacAGAGGTGGCTTTAACCGTGGCGGACGAGGTGGCTTTGGACGGGGAGGTGGAAGAGGAGGCTTCAACAGAGGAGGATATGACCAGGGCCCTCCAGAAAGGGTAGTTT tATTGGGAGAGTTCATGCATCCCTGTGAAGATGACATTGTTTGTAAatgtaaaacagaagaaaacaaggtGCCTTATTTCAATGCCCCAGTGTACTTGGATAATAAGGAGCAGATTGGCAAAGTGGATGAAATCTTTGGACAGCTGAGAGACTTT TATTTTTCAGTGAAGCTGTCTGAGAACATGAAAGCCTCTTCATTTAAAAAGATGCAAAAG TTTTACATTGATCCAGCAAAGCTGCTACCCCTTCAGAGATTTTTGCCAAGGCCCCCTGGAGAAAAAGGTGCTCCCAGGGGAGGTGGTAGAGGAGGACGTGGTGGTGGACGTGGGGGAGGAAGAGGCGGTGGTAGAG gAGGATTtggaggaggcagaggtggaggaagaggaggaggattcAGAGGAGGTAGAGGTGGTGGAGGAGGattcagaggaggaagaggtggtGGAGGAGGCTTTCGGG GAAGAGGACATTAA
- the GAR1 gene encoding H/ACA ribonucleoprotein complex subunit 1 isoform X2 — protein sequence MSFRGRGGGGGRGGGFNRGGGGGDRGGFNRGGRGGFGRGGGRGGFNRGGYDQGPPERVVLLGEFMHPCEDDIVCKCKTEENKVPYFNAPVYLDNKEQIGKVDEIFGQLRDFYFSVKLSENMKASSFKKMQKFYIDPAKLLPLQRFLPRPPGEKGAPRGGGRGGRGGGRGGGRGGGRVSGLFSIPCPIAARCKCFKVVWFVCFNTLLSCN from the exons ATGTCTTTTCGTGgaagaggaggtggaggaggaagaggaggtggcTTCAATCgtggaggaggtggtggtgacAGAGGTGGCTTTAACCGTGGCGGACGAGGTGGCTTTGGACGGGGAGGTGGAAGAGGAGGCTTCAACAGAGGAGGATATGACCAGGGCCCTCCAGAAAGGGTAGTTT tATTGGGAGAGTTCATGCATCCCTGTGAAGATGACATTGTTTGTAAatgtaaaacagaagaaaacaaggtGCCTTATTTCAATGCCCCAGTGTACTTGGATAATAAGGAGCAGATTGGCAAAGTGGATGAAATCTTTGGACAGCTGAGAGACTTT TATTTTTCAGTGAAGCTGTCTGAGAACATGAAAGCCTCTTCATTTAAAAAGATGCAAAAG TTTTACATTGATCCAGCAAAGCTGCTACCCCTTCAGAGATTTTTGCCAAGGCCCCCTGGAGAAAAAGGTGCTCCCAGGGGAGGTGGTAGAGGAGGACGTGGTGGTGGACGTGGGGGAGGAAGAGGCGGTGGTAGAG TATCTGGCCTCTTTTCCATACCCTGCCCCATTGCAGCAAGGTGTAAGTGTTTCAaagtggtttggtttgtttgttttaatactCTGTTGAGTtgtaattaa